Proteins encoded in a region of the Gammaproteobacteria bacterium genome:
- a CDS encoding POT family MFS transporter, translating to MPGYRTAPVPSDRMPRGIPYIIVNDVAERFSFYGVRAILVIFMTQYLMNGDGVLDTLSEEDATSYFHLFTATAYFLPIIGAILADAFLGKYRTIIFLSLVYCAGHLSLAVDETRIGLFLGLTLIALGSGGIKPCVASHVGDQFGQSNQGLMSRAFSWYYLGINIGSSTSSLLIPWLLNAYGPSVAFGVPAGFMLMATLTFWLGRYKFVHIPPSGPSYLKEITGPVGRDVIKRLVWIYLLVAAFWSLFDQMGSTWVLQAQQMDRNVFGYELLSAQIQAANPFLIILLIPVFTYIIYPVLERFVTLTSGRKMSAGMFLAATPFLVTAWCEHLIQGGATPHIGWQLLAYFLLTNAEVMLVITCMEFSYTQAPRRMKSLVMSFFYLSISLGNLFTAAVNQIIQNPDGTTKLEGAWYHLFFAGFMGTAAIAFAVYIFFYREEHIVQEEQLPDGVVAI from the coding sequence ATGCCAGGCTACCGTACCGCACCAGTTCCCTCTGACCGGATGCCTCGCGGGATTCCCTACATCATCGTCAATGATGTAGCGGAGCGATTCAGTTTCTACGGGGTTCGGGCAATACTGGTCATCTTCATGACTCAGTATTTAATGAATGGCGACGGTGTGCTGGACACGCTTTCCGAAGAGGACGCCACTTCCTACTTTCACCTTTTCACTGCAACCGCTTATTTTCTTCCCATCATCGGCGCCATTCTTGCCGACGCCTTTCTGGGGAAGTACCGGACCATCATTTTTCTCTCGCTGGTCTACTGTGCCGGGCATTTATCCCTGGCTGTGGACGAGACCCGGATCGGCCTGTTTCTCGGTTTAACCCTGATCGCGCTCGGCTCCGGCGGCATCAAGCCCTGTGTTGCATCCCATGTGGGCGATCAGTTTGGCCAGAGTAATCAGGGCCTGATGTCCCGCGCCTTCTCCTGGTATTACCTGGGGATAAACATCGGCTCCTCTACCTCGTCCCTGCTGATTCCCTGGCTGCTGAATGCCTATGGGCCCTCTGTCGCCTTTGGTGTGCCGGCGGGTTTCATGCTGATGGCCACCCTGACTTTCTGGCTGGGGCGCTACAAATTTGTCCACATACCCCCATCCGGTCCGTCCTATCTTAAAGAGATTACCGGCCCCGTGGGCCGGGATGTAATCAAGCGGCTGGTGTGGATCTACCTGCTGGTGGCGGCGTTCTGGTCACTGTTCGATCAGATGGGCAGTACCTGGGTGCTGCAGGCCCAGCAGATGGACAGAAATGTATTCGGTTACGAACTGCTGTCGGCACAGATACAGGCAGCCAATCCCTTTCTGATTATTCTGCTCATCCCGGTTTTCACCTACATCATTTATCCGGTTCTGGAACGCTTTGTCACACTTACCAGTGGACGCAAGATGTCAGCCGGTATGTTTCTGGCGGCCACTCCCTTCCTGGTGACAGCCTGGTGCGAACACCTAATCCAGGGCGGCGCCACCCCGCATATCGGCTGGCAATTACTGGCTTACTTTTTACTGACCAACGCCGAGGTCATGCTGGTGATCACCTGCATGGAGTTTTCCTACACCCAGGCACCGCGCCGCATGAAATCCCTGGTCATGTCGTTTTTCTACCTGTCGATATCCCTGGGCAACCTCTTTACCGCGGCGGTGAATCAGATTATTCAGAACCCCGATGGCACGACCAAACTGGAAGGGGCCTGGTACCACCTGTTTTTTGCCGGCTTCATGGGCACCGCAGCGATCGCCTTTGCCGTTTATATTTTTTTCTACCGGGAAGAACATATCGTGCAGGAGGAGCAACTCCCTGATGGTGTAGTTGCAATCTGA
- a CDS encoding peptidyl-alpha-hydroxyglycine alpha-amidating lyase family protein: MLITRVLFPSLTLSLALAATGTASAQSASLITGEGLPNPNPVVTRNWGQLPAGRNWGSTAGIDIDPNDGHIWAYERCGASSFGGGVPVNCDTNPVDPIFKFNRHTGEVMANFGGGLMQTPHGIHAAGDGSVWVTDFAANADGTKGHQVHKFSADGRLLMSLGVAGQPGNDSIHFNQPNDVIVGPDGSIYVSDGHDGQGMTSNQAMEEGRATGRTARIMKFAPNGTFIKEWGQIGVRHGEFRTPHAMEFDPYGRLWVADRGNHRIEIFDQDGNYLDSRYAYGRISGLFITADNMVYAIDSESGPTNHVGWKNGVRIGPVEEDRITAFIPPFERPDRVGQGTAGEGVAVDAEGNVYAAEGPNSLSWAGGAFTKYSKR, encoded by the coding sequence ATGCTGATTACTCGCGTTCTATTTCCCTCTCTGACACTGTCCCTGGCGTTGGCTGCCACAGGTACCGCCAGTGCCCAGAGTGCCAGCCTCATCACCGGGGAAGGCCTGCCCAATCCGAATCCCGTTGTGACCCGCAACTGGGGGCAATTGCCGGCCGGCCGCAACTGGGGGTCCACCGCCGGTATCGACATTGATCCCAACGATGGCCACATCTGGGCGTATGAGCGTTGCGGCGCCAGCAGCTTCGGCGGTGGCGTACCCGTAAACTGCGACACCAACCCGGTTGATCCCATTTTCAAGTTCAATCGTCACACCGGCGAGGTAATGGCTAACTTTGGTGGCGGCCTCATGCAGACGCCCCATGGCATTCACGCAGCCGGCGACGGCAGTGTCTGGGTGACAGACTTTGCAGCCAATGCCGATGGCACCAAGGGCCACCAGGTGCATAAATTCAGCGCCGATGGGCGGCTTCTTATGAGCCTGGGTGTTGCCGGCCAGCCGGGCAACGACAGCATACACTTCAACCAGCCCAATGACGTGATCGTCGGACCCGACGGCAGTATCTACGTGTCGGATGGCCACGACGGCCAGGGCATGACCAGCAATCAGGCGATGGAAGAAGGGCGTGCTACAGGGCGGACTGCCCGCATCATGAAGTTCGCTCCGAATGGGACTTTCATCAAGGAATGGGGTCAGATCGGCGTGCGGCACGGTGAATTCCGCACCCCCCATGCCATGGAATTCGACCCGTACGGCAGGCTCTGGGTAGCGGACCGTGGCAACCACAGGATCGAGATTTTCGACCAGGACGGTAATTACCTTGATTCCCGTTATGCCTATGGCCGTATCAGCGGCCTGTTCATTACCGCCGACAACATGGTGTATGCCATCGACTCAGAATCCGGCCCCACCAACCATGTTGGCTGGAAAAACGGTGTGCGGATCGGGCCCGTTGAAGAGGACCGTATCACCGCCTTTATTCCACCGTTCGAGCGACCGGACCGGGTTGGCCAAGGCACTGCCGGCGAAGGCGTTGCCGTGGATGCGGAAGGCAATGTTTACGCCGCCGAAGGCCCCAACTCCCTGAGCTGGGCGGGCGGTGCCTTTACCAAGTACTCCAAGCGCTAA
- a CDS encoding DUF1993 domain-containing protein produces MSISMYQNSIPFLVRSLQNLAGVLKKGASYSEEKGFDEKVMTGYRLFPNMFPLTRQVQIACDMAKGAGARLAGVDVPSFADEEVTFDELQTRIARTIEFLETLKPDQFEGSETRQITIKAGDREFSFTGLEYLHGWVIPNLYFHATTTYNILRHVGVEVGKADFLGAS; encoded by the coding sequence ATGTCCATATCGATGTACCAGAATTCCATCCCATTCTTAGTGCGAAGCCTGCAGAATCTGGCCGGTGTGCTCAAGAAGGGAGCCAGCTACAGCGAAGAGAAAGGTTTCGATGAAAAGGTGATGACAGGTTATCGCCTGTTTCCGAATATGTTCCCGCTTACCCGGCAGGTACAGATTGCCTGCGACATGGCTAAAGGCGCCGGGGCCCGCCTGGCAGGGGTTGATGTGCCGAGTTTTGCCGACGAAGAGGTCACGTTCGACGAGCTGCAAACCAGAATAGCCAGGACGATCGAGTTTCTGGAGACTTTGAAGCCCGACCAGTTTGAGGGCAGTGAAACCAGGCAGATTACGATCAAGGCCGGTGATCGCGAGTTCAGTTTTACGGGGCTCGAGTATCTGCACGGATGGGTGATCCCCAATCTGTATTTCCATGCCACCACCACCTACAACATTCTGCGTCACGTGGGTGTAGAGGTGGGTAAAGCGGATTTCCTTGGCGCCAGCTGA
- a CDS encoding cation-transporting P-type ATPase, with protein sequence MTAQQERETQQHKWHAIPAETSLALLSSSADGLSRAEAEKRLSAYGPNTLPRTPPRSLLLRIFSHFNNILIYVLIITGFITLTLNHFLDSMVIFSVVVANAIIGFLQEGKAQRAMLAIQKILAIRASVVRDGERSTIEGEQLVPGDIVLLEAGDRVPADLRLLTSNGLQIQESILTGESVPVNKAEVPGDENAALGDRVCMAFSGTSVTSGQGTGVVVATGTGTEIGRIGGLLGEVEPLTTPLLIQMNRFARWLTAVIIGVALFLLGYGYLISELAFTELFMAVVGLSVAAIPEGLPAVLTITLAVGVQAMARRKAIIRRLPAIETLGSVSVICTDKTGTLTRNEMMVVTAHSRDQEFSLDGLGYQPDGRLRVADQLVDGADHPVIEEMSRVALLCNDASIHNREGSWEVEGDPMEGALLAFAGKAGQELSQEKGDWQRTDAIPFDSSHRFMATLHHDQNGHGFLFVKGAPEQIFSMSQFERGSDGSLQPFRYEAWHETAEQIASRGQRVLALAVKQTAPGQTALQQDDVKQGLILVGLVGLIDPPRPEAISAIKECRKAGIRVKMVTGDHKGTAAAIGKQIGLENANDVLTGVDLDAMTDAQLSQQVLGTDIFARTSPEHKLRLVMALQEHGMAVAMTGDGVNDAPALRRADTGIAMGRKGSEAAKEAADFVLADDNFATIVAAIREGRTVYDNIKKVISWTLPTSAGEALVIIVALLMGSTLPISPIQILWINLINTPTLGLALAFEPTEDSTMNKPPRRRGEPLLGKDLAWHIVLVSALFVISVLAVFNFTIEAGLSVELARTLSLNTLVVLEIFQLFFIRNIYGTSLTWRAVKGTRAVWITVLVVVIAQLIMTYLPVMQAIFSTRAVPLHAGLITLAIGVVFFAIVEIEKQIRLRFFTSRNSTAAN encoded by the coding sequence ATGACCGCGCAACAGGAAAGAGAGACGCAGCAGCATAAGTGGCACGCAATACCGGCTGAGACCAGTCTTGCGCTATTGAGCAGCAGCGCTGACGGCCTGTCCAGGGCTGAGGCTGAGAAGCGACTCAGCGCTTATGGGCCTAACACCCTGCCAAGAACACCACCCCGCAGCCTGTTGCTGCGTATCTTCTCGCACTTCAATAACATCCTGATCTATGTCCTGATCATTACCGGCTTCATTACCCTCACCCTTAACCATTTTTTAGACTCAATGGTCATATTTTCCGTGGTGGTCGCCAATGCGATTATCGGCTTTCTTCAGGAAGGTAAGGCGCAGCGGGCAATGCTTGCCATTCAGAAAATCCTTGCCATTCGTGCCTCGGTTGTCCGTGACGGTGAGCGTTCTACTATCGAGGGCGAGCAGCTGGTACCCGGCGACATTGTTCTGCTGGAGGCCGGCGATAGGGTTCCGGCAGATCTGCGCCTGCTGACCAGCAACGGCCTGCAGATTCAGGAATCGATTCTCACCGGAGAGTCGGTACCGGTAAATAAAGCTGAGGTTCCTGGTGACGAGAATGCCGCCCTCGGTGACCGGGTCTGCATGGCTTTCAGCGGCACCAGCGTCACCAGCGGCCAGGGCACAGGGGTCGTCGTAGCCACCGGTACCGGGACGGAGATTGGTCGTATCGGCGGCCTGCTGGGCGAAGTCGAGCCTCTGACCACACCCCTGCTGATACAGATGAATCGCTTCGCCAGGTGGCTGACGGCGGTGATTATCGGGGTCGCTTTGTTTCTTCTCGGCTACGGCTATCTGATATCGGAGTTGGCTTTTACCGAGCTCTTCATGGCGGTGGTCGGGCTTTCCGTGGCGGCTATCCCGGAGGGCCTGCCGGCCGTCCTCACCATCACTCTTGCAGTTGGCGTACAGGCGATGGCCCGGCGCAAGGCCATCATCAGAAGGTTGCCCGCCATTGAGACACTTGGCTCCGTTTCCGTAATCTGCACGGATAAGACCGGCACGCTCACCCGTAACGAGATGATGGTTGTTACTGCCCACTCCCGGGACCAGGAATTTTCCCTGGATGGTCTCGGCTATCAGCCAGATGGCCGACTTCGCGTCGCAGACCAGCTGGTCGATGGCGCTGACCACCCTGTTATTGAAGAAATGAGCCGTGTGGCACTGCTGTGCAACGACGCCTCGATCCATAATCGTGAGGGCAGCTGGGAAGTGGAAGGCGACCCCATGGAGGGTGCACTGCTGGCATTTGCCGGTAAAGCGGGCCAGGAACTGAGCCAGGAAAAAGGCGATTGGCAGCGCACCGACGCAATCCCGTTTGATTCCAGCCATCGCTTCATGGCAACCCTGCATCATGACCAAAACGGCCATGGCTTCCTGTTCGTCAAAGGCGCCCCCGAGCAGATATTCTCGATGAGCCAGTTCGAACGAGGGAGTGACGGCTCGCTGCAGCCTTTCCGCTACGAAGCCTGGCATGAAACGGCGGAACAGATTGCATCCCGGGGACAACGGGTGCTGGCACTGGCAGTCAAACAGACAGCACCGGGGCAGACGGCACTGCAGCAAGACGACGTCAAACAGGGGCTGATACTGGTCGGCCTGGTGGGCCTCATAGATCCTCCCCGCCCTGAGGCAATCTCCGCCATCAAGGAATGTCGCAAGGCAGGGATACGCGTCAAAATGGTCACCGGCGATCACAAAGGGACTGCCGCGGCGATTGGCAAACAGATCGGTCTGGAGAATGCGAACGATGTGCTGACCGGCGTCGATCTGGACGCGATGACTGACGCTCAACTCTCGCAGCAGGTACTGGGTACCGACATTTTTGCCAGGACCAGCCCCGAGCATAAACTGCGCCTGGTAATGGCGCTGCAGGAGCATGGCATGGCAGTGGCCATGACCGGTGACGGCGTCAATGACGCGCCTGCCTTACGGCGTGCAGACACCGGTATCGCCATGGGCCGCAAGGGCAGCGAGGCCGCCAAGGAAGCGGCGGATTTCGTGCTGGCCGACGACAACTTTGCGACTATCGTGGCGGCAATACGCGAAGGCCGAACCGTCTACGATAACATCAAGAAAGTGATCAGCTGGACCTTACCCACCAGTGCCGGCGAAGCGCTCGTCATCATTGTTGCGCTTTTAATGGGCTCGACGCTGCCGATCTCTCCTATCCAGATTCTCTGGATCAATCTGATCAACACACCGACGTTAGGTCTGGCACTGGCATTCGAACCCACCGAAGACAGCACCATGAATAAGCCTCCACGTCGGCGGGGAGAACCGCTGCTGGGCAAAGACCTGGCCTGGCATATCGTCCTGGTGTCGGCCCTGTTTGTGATCAGCGTGCTGGCCGTGTTCAACTTTACAATTGAGGCCGGGCTGTCGGTGGAACTGGCCAGAACCCTGTCTCTTAACACGCTGGTGGTGCTGGAAATATTTCAACTGTTTTTTATCAGGAACATTTACGGCACCTCTCTTACCTGGCGGGCAGTAAAGGGGACACGGGCTGTCTGGATCACAGTTCTTGTGGTAGTTATTGCGCAACTCATCATGACTTACCTGCCAGTCATGCAGGCAATTTTTTCAACGCGCGCCGTGCCGCTCCATGCCGGGCTGATTACACTGGCTATCGGCGTGGTATTTTTTGCCATTGTCGAAATTGAGAAGCAGATCCGATTGCGGTTTTTCACCTCCAGAAACAGCACTGCTGCAAACTGA
- a CDS encoding TonB-dependent receptor plug domain-containing protein produces the protein MMQSDRPVHWLTTLASVVTLTLACALSPAAIAQDISDDGSTVIYPASYFDQWVPITAQDMLNRIPGQTSGGGPGGGPGGGNPSSGGRGLGSSSGGTDILIDGKRTAGKNAQAGGLLSRIPADQVQEIQIIRGTSGELDVRGSGQVINVVLFEALSTNSISWDATATLSQDETVTPNASVALSGQSGGLNYLFSLRSNPNYTHTVTYEHSILADFLPNDTIDEDRINERDNNELSMNLSYALSPRSSVRMNALYAVQDSPSTVDRITRNLRTTPETLTVEKEDNPFDRDNWEIGGDYEFTRDNGNRFKLLGIANQNNQNSTRQRFKLQDDGLFQKNLYLNTDSVTEERILRSSYTMDILSEQNIEFGVERAQTILDSRLALGLLSATGTPSDVVGGLVPQNISNANSRVEEIRYEPFLIHNWTLSPKLSLESTLLYEVSEISQSGDVTNKRDFTFFKPKMDLRYDLTPTLQLRGTIERIVNQLSFSDFVAANDEQDNDRNTVAGNAQLRQQTQWRYSFNTEYRLPNDVGVLNGQLFYADHQDVIDRIDVSPSDDNLQSANGNIGDGREYGVDLSASVRMGLIGLPNLLVSPSLLVQDSQVTDPFLGIERRFQSHMRGQFRLTLRHDIPEWRFNWGFQNFDRIDGGLFRYDVDDIEFEIGDPRYNLFAELRDSRGLTYRVDVQNASNNVRCRRRTRFVGRIADEILEEIENQCSNTGLDFSLKVSGTF, from the coding sequence ATGATGCAATCTGACCGACCAGTGCATTGGCTCACCACCCTGGCCTCTGTCGTGACCCTGACCCTGGCCTGCGCCTTGTCTCCCGCCGCGATAGCCCAGGACATCTCCGACGATGGCTCCACGGTCATCTATCCCGCCAGCTATTTCGACCAGTGGGTGCCGATTACTGCACAGGATATGCTCAATCGGATACCGGGGCAGACCAGCGGGGGCGGGCCTGGCGGCGGGCCCGGTGGCGGCAACCCCTCCAGCGGTGGTCGCGGCCTTGGCAGCAGCAGCGGCGGCACGGACATACTCATCGACGGCAAGCGCACCGCCGGCAAGAATGCCCAGGCCGGTGGGCTGTTAAGCCGGATACCGGCCGATCAGGTGCAGGAAATACAGATCATTCGCGGCACCTCTGGCGAACTCGATGTCCGGGGCAGCGGGCAGGTAATCAACGTGGTGCTGTTCGAGGCCCTGTCCACTAACAGTATTTCCTGGGATGCAACAGCAACCTTGTCTCAGGACGAGACCGTGACACCTAACGCCTCTGTCGCTCTGAGTGGCCAGAGCGGTGGATTGAACTATCTGTTCAGCCTGCGCAGTAACCCGAACTATACTCACACCGTAACCTACGAGCACAGCATCCTTGCGGATTTTCTCCCCAACGACACCATCGATGAAGACCGCATCAACGAGCGCGACAACAACGAGCTGAGCATGAACCTGAGTTACGCTCTCTCGCCCCGGAGCAGCGTACGCATGAACGCCCTGTATGCAGTGCAGGATTCTCCCAGCACGGTGGATCGGATTACCCGCAATCTGCGCACCACCCCGGAAACCCTAACCGTCGAAAAGGAAGACAACCCCTTCGACCGCGACAACTGGGAGATTGGCGGTGACTACGAATTTACCCGGGACAATGGTAACCGCTTCAAGCTGCTGGGCATCGCCAACCAGAACAATCAGAATTCCACCCGCCAGCGCTTCAAGCTGCAGGACGACGGGCTGTTCCAGAAAAACCTGTACCTGAATACCGACAGTGTGACCGAAGAGCGTATCCTGCGCAGCTCCTATACCATGGATATCCTTTCCGAGCAGAATATTGAATTCGGTGTCGAACGGGCCCAGACCATACTCGATTCCCGGCTCGCCCTGGGCCTGCTCAGCGCCACCGGCACCCCGTCCGACGTGGTGGGGGGGCTGGTGCCTCAGAATATATCCAATGCAAATTCCCGGGTGGAGGAAATCCGCTATGAGCCGTTTCTGATTCATAACTGGACTCTGTCTCCAAAGCTCTCTCTGGAATCTACTCTGCTGTATGAAGTTTCAGAGATTTCTCAGTCCGGTGACGTCACCAACAAGCGTGATTTCACCTTCTTCAAGCCAAAAATGGACCTTCGCTACGACCTGACCCCGACCTTACAACTTCGGGGCACAATCGAACGGATCGTCAACCAGCTCAGTTTTTCCGATTTCGTCGCCGCCAACGATGAACAGGACAACGACCGCAACACGGTTGCCGGCAACGCCCAGCTGCGTCAGCAGACTCAATGGCGTTACAGTTTTAACACCGAGTATCGACTGCCGAATGATGTCGGCGTGCTGAATGGCCAACTTTTCTATGCCGATCACCAGGATGTTATTGACCGCATCGATGTCTCGCCTTCAGACGACAACCTCCAGTCGGCCAATGGTAATATCGGCGATGGCAGGGAGTACGGGGTTGACCTGTCTGCCAGTGTTCGAATGGGCCTGATCGGGCTGCCCAACCTGCTGGTCTCGCCATCGCTGCTGGTACAGGACTCGCAGGTAACCGACCCCTTTCTGGGTATAGAACGACGCTTCCAGTCGCACATGCGGGGTCAGTTCAGACTCACTCTGCGCCATGATATCCCCGAATGGCGGTTCAACTGGGGTTTCCAGAATTTCGACCGTATCGATGGCGGCCTGTTCCGTTACGATGTGGACGACATCGAGTTCGAGATTGGCGACCCGCGCTACAACCTGTTCGCCGAATTAAGAGACAGCCGCGGTCTGACTTACCGGGTGGATGTTCAGAACGCCAGTAACAACGTCAGATGTCGTAGACGAACGCGCTTTGTCGGGCGCATTGCGGATGAAATTCTGGAAGAGATCGAGAATCAATGCAGCAATACGGGGCTGGATTTCAGCCTGAAAGTCAGTGGCACGTTTTAG
- a CDS encoding M14-type cytosolic carboxypeptidase yields MNVSSNFDGGNISVLSSDNSNAIRLEIIPDNQSEFFQWFYFRLTGARGVSCRIHIVNAGQATYPDGFRNYRVVYSYDRQTWLRHPTEFRDGILSIDFLAEHDSVYFSYFAPYSMERHHDLIARAACSGLTSLTRLGTTLDGQDLDLLTIQDPASVTPGRPLKNCWFMARQHPGETMAEWWMEGLLDCLLNPDDPLAGSLLEQCRFYVVPNMNPDGSRRGHLRCNAAGRNLNREWQNPSMEYSPEVYLVKQKMSETGVDFFMDIHGDESLPYCFIAGTEGLADWNEDDQQALDFFKNTLAGLNRDFQTEQGYGRKNPGEANMGMSTSQTASLHGCLAMTLEMPFKDTTATPDSEFGWSPERSRKLAYSCLQTLQAFLDRPSLNSPWGTSD; encoded by the coding sequence ATGAACGTAAGCAGCAATTTTGACGGTGGCAATATTTCGGTATTATCCAGCGACAACAGCAATGCTATTCGCCTGGAAATAATTCCTGACAACCAGTCCGAATTTTTCCAATGGTTCTATTTCCGCCTGACTGGCGCCCGGGGAGTTTCCTGCAGAATTCATATTGTGAACGCAGGTCAGGCCACCTATCCAGACGGCTTCAGGAATTACCGGGTGGTTTATTCCTATGATCGTCAGACCTGGTTACGCCATCCAACTGAATTCCGTGACGGGATCCTGAGCATCGATTTTCTGGCGGAGCACGATAGCGTTTATTTCAGTTACTTTGCGCCTTACTCGATGGAGCGACACCATGATCTGATCGCCAGGGCAGCCTGCTCTGGGCTGACATCCCTCACGCGTCTGGGTACGACACTGGATGGGCAGGATCTGGACCTGTTAACAATACAGGACCCCGCGAGCGTTACACCGGGCAGACCATTGAAAAACTGCTGGTTTATGGCCAGACAGCATCCGGGCGAGACCATGGCCGAATGGTGGATGGAGGGCTTACTCGATTGTCTGCTGAATCCGGACGACCCGCTTGCCGGAAGCCTGTTGGAGCAATGCCGCTTTTATGTGGTACCGAACATGAACCCCGACGGCAGTCGCCGGGGGCATTTACGCTGCAATGCCGCAGGGCGGAACCTGAACCGGGAGTGGCAGAATCCCAGCATGGAATACAGCCCGGAGGTTTATCTGGTGAAACAGAAAATGTCTGAAACCGGGGTGGATTTTTTCATGGACATCCACGGCGATGAATCACTGCCCTATTGTTTTATCGCCGGCACAGAAGGCCTGGCTGACTGGAATGAGGATGACCAGCAGGCGCTGGACTTTTTCAAAAACACCCTGGCCGGCCTCAACAGGGATTTTCAGACTGAGCAGGGGTATGGACGGAAAAACCCTGGCGAAGCCAACATGGGCATGAGCACTTCGCAGACCGCCTCACTGCACGGCTGCCTGGCGATGACTCTGGAAATGCCATTCAAAGATACTACGGCGACCCCGGATTCTGAGTTCGGCTGGTCACCGGAACGCAGCAGAAAGCTGGCTTATTCCTGCCTGCAGACTCTGCAAGCTTTTCTGGATCGTCCTTCCCTGAATTCACCCTGGGGAACCTCTGATTGA
- a CDS encoding cold shock and DUF1294 domain-containing protein → MRSKGRLTTWNDEKGFGFVTPMTGGERIFIHISAFRNPARRPCLDGIVTYTPATDKKGRPCAIDATLSGDRLNRGVKKSSPHNRSRLQIRLAAVFLALATVVTLLGRIPLPVFGLYPVLSLVTYFAYALDKSAAKKGAWRTQESTLHVLSLLGGWPGALLAQQKLRHKSSKREFRLVFWVTVLMNCSVFLWLLTESGYQFVQGLAVLGNG, encoded by the coding sequence TTGCGAAGCAAAGGAAGATTAACAACCTGGAACGATGAGAAGGGATTTGGATTCGTCACCCCCATGACAGGGGGTGAGCGGATCTTTATTCATATCAGCGCCTTCCGAAATCCTGCCCGGCGGCCCTGTCTCGACGGGATTGTTACGTACACGCCTGCCACGGATAAAAAGGGCAGGCCATGTGCCATTGACGCCACGCTATCTGGTGATCGTCTTAACCGTGGCGTTAAGAAGAGCTCACCACATAATCGCTCCCGTTTGCAGATCAGGCTGGCGGCGGTGTTCCTGGCTCTGGCGACAGTGGTAACACTCCTCGGCAGAATCCCGCTGCCGGTTTTCGGCCTCTACCCGGTGCTCAGCCTGGTTACCTATTTTGCCTATGCCCTGGATAAATCGGCAGCAAAAAAGGGCGCCTGGCGCACCCAGGAAAGTACCTTGCATGTATTGTCCCTGCTCGGTGGCTGGCCGGGGGCATTGCTCGCCCAACAGAAACTTCGCCATAAATCCAGTAAGCGGGAATTCCGGCTGGTCTTCTGGGTTACTGTGCTGATGAATTGCAGTGTATTTCTGTGGCTGCTTACTGAATCGGGCTATCAGTTCGTTCAGGGGCTGGCGGTGCTGGGAAACGGATAG
- a CDS encoding DUF6544 family protein encodes MNWLWYLTGALITSVAALLLWRGSDKRAEQRAWRHLTELASAPQAVYTPALVKDLPEPARRYFNYTIRPGALLKTVIELHMTGELGLGTRDAPNYRPMRAQQILAPPFGLVWRLWAGPISGSDGTTPEASWTRFWLFSLLPLVRVGGADHHRSAFGRVIAEGAFWAPASLLPGEHISWEPLGEDSARAVVVFNGLRQSVDITVAPSGEPTRVLIQRWSNENPGKVFRTQPFGGYLSEFREFEGYRLPTRVEGGNHLGTPLYFPFYKAHVTTIRFPAPPAPERTDSPIQ; translated from the coding sequence ATGAACTGGCTTTGGTATCTCACCGGCGCGCTGATTACCAGCGTTGCGGCTTTGCTGCTCTGGCGCGGCAGCGACAAGCGCGCCGAGCAAAGAGCCTGGCGGCACCTCACAGAGCTGGCCAGCGCACCACAGGCCGTTTACACACCCGCTCTCGTCAAAGACCTGCCGGAGCCTGCCAGACGCTACTTTAACTATACAATTCGTCCTGGCGCTTTACTGAAAACGGTCATCGAACTCCACATGACCGGTGAGCTTGGTCTCGGCACCCGCGATGCACCCAACTATCGGCCCATGCGCGCACAGCAGATCCTGGCCCCGCCTTTTGGACTTGTCTGGCGGTTGTGGGCCGGCCCCATCAGCGGTTCAGACGGAACCACACCCGAAGCGTCCTGGACACGTTTCTGGCTTTTTTCTCTGCTGCCCCTGGTTCGCGTCGGTGGCGCGGACCACCATCGCTCAGCCTTCGGGCGTGTCATAGCGGAGGGGGCCTTCTGGGCGCCGGCAAGCCTTCTGCCGGGCGAACACATAAGCTGGGAGCCGCTTGGCGAAGACAGCGCCCGGGCGGTGGTGGTCTTCAATGGCTTGCGTCAGTCGGTGGACATCACTGTCGCCCCGTCGGGTGAACCGACCAGGGTACTGATCCAGCGCTGGAGCAATGAAAACCCGGGCAAAGTCTTCCGCACGCAACCTTTCGGTGGATATCTTTCTGAATTCCGGGAATTCGAGGGTTACCGTCTACCGACCCGGGTTGAGGGCGGCAACCACCTGGGAACCCCGCTCTACTTTCCCTTTTATAAAGCCCACGTCACGACTATCCGTTTCCCAGCACCGCCAGCCCCTGAACGAACTGATAGCCCGATTCAGTAA